Genomic segment of Panicum virgatum strain AP13 chromosome 2K, P.virgatum_v5, whole genome shotgun sequence:
AAGCTGTGAAGAGAGGAGTTCACATGATCAATGATGTATCAGGTGGACAGCTTGACCCAAGAATTCTTAAAGTTGCAGCTGAACTGGGAGTTCCATATGTTATAATGCATATGAGGGGCGATCCATCAACTATGCAAAGTGAAAAGAATTTACAGTATGGTGATGTCTGCCAGGAAATTGCTTCTGAGCTATATACACAGTTGAGAGAAGCAGAGCTATCTGGGATTCCATTATGGAGGATAGTTCTTGATCCTGGCATTGGGTTCTCCAAGAAATCTGGGGATAACTTTGAATTAATTGCTGGATTGAAATCCATTAGGAGAGAGATGAGTAAAATGAGTATAGGTGCTTCACGTGTGCCAATATTACTGGGACCCTCAAGGAAAAGTTTTCTGCGTGAAATATGTGATCGTGCCAATCCAGTTGATTTAGATGCTGCTACTGTTGCAGCTGTGACCATTGGGATTTTGAATGGTGCTAACATAGTAAGGGTCCATAATGCTGGATATTGTGCAGATGCTGCAAAGGTTTGTGATGCCCTGCATAAGCGCAGAAGATGGGAAAACTGAACTGGCTGATCGAACAGATACAAAATTCCACTTTTGTGATATAGGGTAGCTACACCATCGGTTGAGTATCATTGTTGTATTAACCCAGAGAATAGAGATGAGCTTTTCTTATGTTATTTCCTTTCTAAAATCTTCAATGAAGCATTGGTTGAAGTCGGACGACTCTGAAAGAATAGCCAAGAATGAGGTTTTGAAAGCTGCTTGTAAGTTGCAGGTAGTTAACCTTTAGGTTCCATCTTACATAATTCCAGGTCAATTTTTTTCCAATAAAACTACATAAGAAGGATTTTTTGGCCTTTTGGTAATTCAAGTTGTTTTCAAGTTTGATTTCTTTTTGTAACTTTTTCTACTAGTTCGAATCTATTGTATATATTGGAGTTACACCTGCTCGGCTGCTCGCCTGTGTCTCCATGTAACTTCACATTTTGGATCTTGGTATACCCGATGAGGAAACCTTATGTATTGCAAGTGCCGTATGAGGTGCCAAGTTTCAAGACTTGGTTTATGATTTGCCTTGGTTTCTGAGGGTTTTTCTACCATCCAATTATGAAAGCCAAATTGTTCGCTGCTAAACAATTTTCGGACATCTCTCCTATGGATTTATTTTCATTTTGAGCTGCTGTTGATTGCAATTTTAGCTCTAAGAAACTCTGTTGGTGCTTCCTAAACTTTGCTATCTCTGTCCACTAATGAAATTATGAGAACTGCAGGTGCAGGATGATTAAACTGTGATCAAGATGGTTATTTGTCCATGATATCAACTCAGTTTGGGAGGACCTCTCTCTGGATTTTTCTTCTCGCTCACGTCTGTGCAAAACATTTGAGTATATACAAAACCTCATGTGATTTATTCTTGTCTGTTGCACTTGGCACACTGGAGTTTGTGCTCGGGGAAATAGGTTCATCTGCGGAGGCGACAGTGTTTGTTCGAGTCGTACAAACAGTAAAGATCACGAGAAAGCCATCCTCCTTGGTTTTGGAGATGACGAGCCTTTTTACTGCAGCAAATTTGACAATctgttttctaaaaaaatgctACAAATACTCAAAAGATGGGTGAAAGTTTCATGACAAATCCAGTAATGTGAAAGTTTCAGGTATTTATAAAGTTTTTTGAGGGAAAAAAGGACGGGCAAAATCGCAACAGTGACAAGACGGTAAGTATAgtgtatttcaaaaaaaaactcaggCAATACGCCGTGAAACGACGCAAGCCATTGAGCCGTTCGATCTCGCTCGGACGGCCGAGACGGTGGTGGTCTGCAACCCTGACGTCGATGCCTGAGAGGATCCCCCGTTCCTCACCGATTCCCCCTGTCCCTCCCGGTCTCGCAAGCTCCAAAATCAATCGGATCCCTGCGCGTCAGATCGGCGAAGCGAGATAAGCAGGAGCAGCTCGGGaccagatccgccgccgcatccGAAGCGGAAGGCCATGGAGACGCCGCCGCCTTTCCAGGAGTCGGCCCACTGCGACATCTGCCGCTGCACCTTCAGCACCTTCCGCTGCCGTGTACGAATCCCATCCTCCACATCTGTCTCTAACCCCTGAATCGATCTCGTTCTTCTGTAAATTTCTCCGCTCTGTTGCTACGAATCGGATCATGTATCGTCCGCAGCTAATTGTAGCAGTAGACTGAAGACACCATGAATGACTGACTTTTTTCCCCCCTAACAGCATCATTGCCGCAGCTGCGGAAGGACGCTCTGTCACGAGCATTCTTCGTACTACATGGTAAGGAACCCGAGATCATGGGTTCTTCATATCAAAACTATGCCTAGTCTAGCTCTGGCAGACTGGAAGTGCCTGTTTGACCCTGAGCTTCAACTTGTTTCAGGCTCTACCGCAGTATGGGATATATACTGACGTCAGAGTCTGCTACAGTTGCTTCAGCAAAAAATCCTCGAGGTATCCATCCTCTTAGCAGTTATCTTGTGGTGGAATTTGGCTTTATACTCGCAGTCACTTATGTTATTTAGAAGCACGCAGCTTGGTTTGGGTACATACATAACTGGCATTGTCCTGTGATGTTGCAGCCAAGGAGGAGCTGGTAATTCGGGATCGGCTGGGAGCATTTCTGGAGCAGCTGATTCTTTTTCAGGGCTAAGTTTGGGTAAGGAGGATGCTTCGTCGCCTACGAAGAATTCAACATTTCAGAGTTCAGCACCCGTTATTGAGTGCAAATGTGGGATGCCTTTGTGTATATGCGAAGCACCGAAACCGGAGCCTGCGCCTGTAAAGGTAGGTGGCAATCCATTTTAATTATAATCGACAATTTGTTGATGTTTGCATCAATCTAATGATCCTAGGCTACAGAATATCAGCACCATTCCCATCTCGACCACACAatcaaacccaaaacccaagaaGTCTGCTAGCAGCCAACAGAAGGCTT
This window contains:
- the LOC120694500 gene encoding vacuolar protein sorting-associated protein 27-like, coding for METPPPFQESAHCDICRCTFSTFRCRHHCRSCGRTLCHEHSSYYMALPQYGIYTDVRVCYSCFSKKSSSQGGAGNSGSAGSISGAADSFSGLSLGKEDASSPTKNSTFQSSAPVIECKCGMPLCICEAPKPEPAPVKNISTIPISTTQSNPKPKKSASSQQKASATSSSNSSSFLNIGLMTNDSNDKGLSDYEVSGEGLREAIKSGDVNGVKKLLSQGVDSNYCDKQGFTLLHLAALFNQTEIALILMDHGANVQNKNGQGETPLDCAPTMLQYKMRQRREELAASQRPLE